The following are from one region of the Coffea eugenioides isolate CCC68of chromosome 2, Ceug_1.0, whole genome shotgun sequence genome:
- the LOC113761470 gene encoding E3 ubiquitin-protein ligase SDIR1, producing the protein MSFVFRGTRADVETGFPGLIPERRTVRVHGARPVNTNSLAFLVTVLLLFMILNSHQMSPNFLLWLVLAVFLMATTLRMYATCQQLQAQAQAHAVAASGLLGHTELRLHMPPSIALATRGRLHGLRLQLALLDREFDDLDYETLRALDADNVPTGPSMTEEEINALPVHKYKVTGPQSAGSSVQQAASSSSVEKKQDPPNAAGGTKACDDELTCSVCLEQVDVGELVRTLPCLHQFHANCIDPWLCQQGTCPVCKFRAASGWHPNGQEEEMDASYMV; encoded by the exons ATGAGTTTTGTGTTCCGAGGCACTAGAGCAGATGTAGAAACTGGTTTCCCAGGGCTTATTCCGGAGCGTCGTACAGTG CGTGTTCATGGAGCCCGACCAGTTAATACCAATTCTCTTGCATTTCTTGTTACAG TTCTTTTGCTGTTCATGATTCTTAACTCCCATCAAATGTCACCCAACTTTCTG CTCTGGCTGGTACTTGCTGTCTTTTTGATGGCAACAACCCTACGAATGTATGCAACTTGTCAGCAGCTACAAGCTCAGGCTCAAGCTCATGCTGTGGCAGCTAGTGGCCTTCTTGGTCATACAGAGCTGCGTTTGCATATGCCACCTTCCATTGCCCTCGCAACCAGAGGGCGACTACATGGTCTTAGACTCCAGCTTGCACTTCTAGACCGGGAATTTGATGACCTTG ATTACGAAACTCTAAGGGCACTAGATGCTGACAATGTTCCAACGGGTCCTTCAATGACTGAGGAAGAGATAAATGCTCTCCCTGTTCACAAATATAAGGTTACTGGCCCTCAAAG TGCTGGCTCATCAGTTCAGCAGGCGGCTTCTTCATCCTCAGTTGAG AAGAAGCAAGACCCTCCCAATGCAGCTGGGGGCACAAAGGCCTGCGATGATGAACTGACTTGCAGTGTTTGTTTGGAGCAAGTTGATGTGGGAGAACTTGTCCGCACTTTGCCATGCTTGCATCAG TTCCATGCAAACTGCATTGATCCATGGCTGTGTCAGCAAGGAACATGCCCTGTTTGCAAGTTTCGAGCTGCATCAGGCTGGCATCCGAATGGCCAAGAGGAAGAAATGGATGCTTCATACATGGTGTAG
- the LOC113761534 gene encoding peptidyl-prolyl cis-trans isomerase FKBP20-1 gives MSDTIDLTGDGGVLKTIVRHAKPDAIAPSESLPLVDVHYEGILADTGEVFDTTREDNTVFTFEVGKGSVIKAWDVVLRTMKVGEVAKITCMPEYAYGSAGSPPEVPPDAILIFEVELVTCRPRRGASLSSVSDERARLEELKKQREVAAATKEEEKKRREEAKAAAAARIQAKLEAKKGQGKGKGKGK, from the exons ATGAGTGATACGATTGATTTAACTGGAGATGGAGGTGTCTTGAAGACCATTGTTCGGCATGCCAAACCTGATGCAATTGCTCCATCGGAGAGTCTTCCACTTGTAGATG TTCATTACGAAGGTATTCTTGCTGATACTGGTGAAGTTTTTGACACTACCCGGGAAGATAATACTGTTTTCACATTTGAAGTGGGCAAGGGCTCTGTGATTAAGGCTTGGGATGTTGTGTTGAGAACTATGAAG GTTGGGGAGGTTGCAAAGATTACATGCATGCCAGAGTATGCATACGGAAGTGCTGGTTCTCCCCCAGAAGTACCCCCTGA TGCGATACTCATCTTTGAGGTGGAGTTGGTGACGTGCAGGCCTAGGAGGGGTGCAAGTCTGAGTAGTGTTTCGGATGAAAGGGCTAGACTGGA GGAGCTCAAGAAACAAAGGGAGGTTGCCGCTGCAACCAAGGAGGAAGAGAAGAAGAGGAGAGAGGAAGCTAAGGCAGCTGCTGCTGCTCGCATACAAGCCAAGCTTGAAGCCAAAAAGGGTCAAGGCAAGGGAAAGGGTAAAGGAAAATAG